Part of the Opisthocomus hoazin isolate bOpiHoa1 chromosome 5, bOpiHoa1.hap1, whole genome shotgun sequence genome, CGCAGCGCGGAGCCCCGCCGGCAAGGGAAGGGGAcagcagcggggagggaggaccgggggtgtcccccccgcccccgggctgCGGTGCCCGGTCCCGAAGGGCAGGTACCTGCTTGCGCAGCGCCTCGAAAGCCGCGCTGATGGTGTGGACGCGGGTCCTCTCCCGGGCGTTGGCCAGCAGCCGCCGCGTCTGCTGCAGGGCTTTGATCTCCGGCGAGACGCCGGCCGCCTCGGCCGGCCGCgggcgcggggaggaggaggaggaggaagaggaggaggaggaggaggaggaggaggaggaagaggaggcggcggcgggcggcgggcgggcggcggggaaggcGCTGCGGGGCTcccaggcgggcggcggggcggcggggggcggcgggggtggCGGTGGCGGGGGTGGGGGAGCGCGGAGCCCCGTCCGCCGCCCGCTCAGCACTTTCAGCTCCAGGCGGAAACTTTTGCAGCCGTGTTTGCGCCGCAGCCGCCTCAGCCCCCCGAGCTcggcggggcagagccggggccagGGCTCGCCCTCCGCCAGCGGCGTGCTCCGCATGGCCCGGCGCGCTCCGCCGCtccgctcagcagcagcagcagcagcaccgccgcctcctcctcctcctcctcctcctcctcctcctcctcctcctcccacccagctccgctcccggtgccgccgccccgctcccgccgccgcccatctgcgcccgcccggccccggcg contains:
- the ATOH8 gene encoding LOW QUALITY PROTEIN: transcription factor ATOH8 (The sequence of the model RefSeq protein was modified relative to this genomic sequence to represent the inferred CDS: deleted 3 bases in 2 codons), with the translated sequence MRSTPLAEGEPWPRLCPAELGGLRRLRRKHGCKSFRLELKVLSGRRTGLRAPPPPPPPPPPPPAAPPPAWEPRSAFPAARPPPPPPPLPPPPPPPPPPLPPSSSPRPRPAEAAGVSPEIKALQQTRRLLANARERTRVHTISAAFEALRKQVPCYSYGQKLSKLAILRIACNYILSLARLADLDYSADHSNMSFSECVEQCTRTLQAEGRSKKRKVT